GAAAAACTTGGAAATCTCTTATTCCCAATTTTGAGTATTTTTGATTTCATTATTGCTAGCAAAAATATAGAGGCCTTCGACAATATTGATGAGAGTATCAATATCAATTGCGATAAAAAACTACTGGGTATTATCTTTGCTTGTCTTTACCTCAATGCCTTAGATGTCGCACCTAGGGGCTCTAAAGTGTCAATTACTTCAGCAAGCTATCAAGACTTCGTACTCATCAAAATACACAATATTACAGAAATACCCGAAGAAGCCTTAGATAAGATTGCGCACTTATCGCATTCAAATAAAACGAATGAGGTTAATGATATGAGTATCAATCTAGCTTTCTTAGTCATGAACATACTACAAGGTGAACTGTATTTTCATAGCAGTAAGGAGTTTGGGACCACTTTCTACCTAAAGTTACCTTGCTAAAGTTACTCATTAATAAAGAATTAACGTAATAGTTACTTGAATAACCCTTTAGAACAGCGATAATAACGTCAAGTTATAAGTACATACACTAAGTATCATAGTAAATAGGTCATTCCTCAGGAGAGAAAATGCCATTAGTAAACCTATATAAAAAACTGAGCCCTTTTCAACGGGTAATTATTGCTTTAATACTCGGTATATCTACAGGTATTTTTGTTGGTGAACCGGCGGGGGATATTAAAGTCATTGGCGATGTTTATATTCGCTTGCTTCAAATGACCGTTTTACCCTACGTACTCGTCTCTATTATTGGTGGCCTAGGTCGATTAGATAGTACGATGGCAAGCCGTATAGGCTACCGAGCAGTCAAAGTAATCGTGATCATGTGGTTGTCTGTCATGGCGACTTTATTATTGCTCCCCTTAGCTTATCCTAATTGGGAAACAGCCGGTTTCTTCAGTACCAGCATGCTGGCAGAGCCCGCCGCCTTTAACTTTGTAAAACTTTATATTCCGAGTAATATTTTTGCCTCACTCTCAGAAACTATTGTTCCAGCAGTCGTGCTGTTTTCATTATTAATGGGGATTGCCTTAATACAAGTCAAAAATAAAGAAACACTATTAACCTTAACCACCAATATTGGTGATAGCTTAATGAAAGTTGCCTCTTATGTAGCTAAATTAGCGCCATTAGGGATTTTTGCTATTTCAGCTTCTGCTGCAGGTACACTAGAAGTTGAAGAACTTGGTCGATTACAAGTATTCTTATGGGTATACATCACCGCCGCAGCCCTATTAGCTTTTGTATTTTTGCCATTACTGATTCATTGGGCCACGCCTTTTTCCTATCGTGAAATTTTATCAACCGCTGGTGAAGCCGTGATAACGGCGTTAGCTACTGGTACAGTGTTAGTCGTGCTTCCAATGATCATTGAGCGCAGTAAAGCTTTATTGGCTAAACATGGTATGGAGTGCGAAGAAACAGACTCAACCGTTGATGTGCTTGTACCTACTGCGTACAGTTTTCCCAGTACAGGTACCTTACTGGGTTTAGGCTTTATTCTATTTTCCGCTTGGTATGTCGGCTCGCCACTTGGCTTTGATGACTATATTTCTTTTGTTATTATGGGCGCCTTAACCGCTTTTGGTAGCATGGCTGTTGCCATTCCATTTTTACTCGACTTTTTTGACTTACCTGCTGATCAATTCCAATTATATCTATTAGGCAGTGTCGTTACTGCTCGTTTTGCTACAGGTTTAGCTGCACTACACGGCTTTGTCGTTACTTTATTGGTCGCTTCTGCGGTATTGAAAAAGCTTAGATGGCATCGAATGATGCAAGCCATTGGTGTGCATTTAGCCGTTACTTTGGGTGTTATGATTGCAGCTGGTTTTACTTTAAAGTCATTAATTCCTTACAAGTATGAAGGTGTACAAACATTTGAATCAATGAAGTCGATGAATGCAAGTGCTAACCTCGATCAATATAAAGAATTGACACCATTAGGCTACTTTGAGCAGCAACAACCTCGCCTTGAGGTAATCCTTGCCCGTAAAGGTATTCGTGTTGGTTATAACGACGCTAGCTTGCCTTATGCCTTTAGAAATAAAGATAATAAAATGGTTGGATTTGATGTTGAGTTATTGAACCAATTTGCTAAAGACCTTGATATCAATTTATCCATGATTCGCATTGAAGAGGGAGCGGATGAAGCCGAATTATTAGCGGATGGAAGTATTGATATCATTATTGGTGGTCATGTAATCACACCAAAGCGCGCATTAAAAATGGCCTTTTCAGATGCTTACACTTTCCATACTGCTGGTTTATTAGTGACAGATGCTAAACGTGATCAGTTTTCTGACCTTTATACCATTCAAGCAATGAAAACATTAAAGTTAGGGGTGGGAAATAGTAAGTATTACCAAGACATGGTGAAAGAAT
The DNA window shown above is from Colwellia psychrerythraea 34H and carries:
- a CDS encoding cation:dicarboxylate symporter family transporter encodes the protein MPLVNLYKKLSPFQRVIIALILGISTGIFVGEPAGDIKVIGDVYIRLLQMTVLPYVLVSIIGGLGRLDSTMASRIGYRAVKVIVIMWLSVMATLLLLPLAYPNWETAGFFSTSMLAEPAAFNFVKLYIPSNIFASLSETIVPAVVLFSLLMGIALIQVKNKETLLTLTTNIGDSLMKVASYVAKLAPLGIFAISASAAGTLEVEELGRLQVFLWVYITAAALLAFVFLPLLIHWATPFSYREILSTAGEAVITALATGTVLVVLPMIIERSKALLAKHGMECEETDSTVDVLVPTAYSFPSTGTLLGLGFILFSAWYVGSPLGFDDYISFVIMGALTAFGSMAVAIPFLLDFFDLPADQFQLYLLGSVVTARFATGLAALHGFVVTLLVASAVLKKLRWHRMMQAIGVHLAVTLGVMIAAGFTLKSLIPYKYEGVQTFESMKSMNASANLDQYKELTPLGYFEQQQPRLEVILARKGIRVGYNDASLPYAFRNKDNKMVGFDVELLNQFAKDLDINLSMIRIEEGADEAELLADGSIDIIIGGHVITPKRALKMAFSDAYTFHTAGLLVTDAKRDQFSDLYTIQAMKTLKLGVGNSKYYQDMVKEYLPNAQLTEVNNVRQFLKGNYEDVDALIYSTESASAWAMLYPNYSAIIPKGLKLRAPVAFVLPKGQLDYVQYMNTWLKLKKENGLQKKVYDYWILGKNPEAKKPRWSVMKDVLGWL